Below is a genomic region from Anoxybacillus flavithermus.
ACCCTTTCGCATCGTATGGCGTTGATGGGATGACAACTTTTAATCCTGGTTGTTGTGCGACAAGCCCTTCTAAGCTATCAGCATGCAATTCTGGCGTATGTACGCCGCCACCGAATGGCGAGCGAACCGTAATTGGCGCATGGAAGCGGCCGCCAGAACGATAGCGCATGCGCGCCATTTGACCAGAAATGGAATCCATCACTTCATAGACGAATCCGAAAAATTGAATTTCAGGCACAGGGCGGAATCCTTGCAACGCTAAACCGATCGCTAAACCGCCGATTCCTGATTCTGCAAGCGGTGTGTCGAATACGCGATCTTCGCCAAACTCCGCTTGCAATCCTTCTGTCGCGCGGAATACCCCGCCGTTTACACCGACGTCTTCACCGAACACAAGAACGTTCGGGTCTTTGCGCATTTCTACGCGCAACGCATCCGTGATTGCTTGAATCATTGTCATTTGCGCCATGGCTTATTTCGACTCCTTTTCTTTGTAGATTTCGTATTGTTCTTTTAAGAACGCTGGCATGTCTTCGTACATGATCGACATTAAGTCTGTTACTTTTTGTTTTGGTGTTTCGTCCGCTTTTTTAATCGCTTCTTTAATGTCTTCTTTCGCTTGTTCGATCACGCGATTTTCTTCTTCTTCGCTCCATAATCCTTTGTTTTCTAAAAACTTGCGGAAGCGAACGAGCGGATCTTTTTTCTCCCATTCATTTTCAAGCTCTTTCGAACGATAGCGTGTTGGGTCGTCTCCTGCCATCGTATGTGGACCGTAGCGGAAGCAAAGTGTTTCAATCAATGTTGGACCTTCACCGTTAATTGCACGCTCGCGAGCGTCACGAACTGCGACATACACGGCAAGCGGGTCCATTCCGTCAACTTGAATGCCCGGAATACCAGCTGCAACTGCTTTTTGTGCGATTGTTTTTGCCGCAGATTGTTTTTCAACTGGTGTGGAAATCGCAAAACGGTTGTTTTGAACGATAAAGATCGCTGGCGCGTTAAATGCACCGGCAAAGTTCATTCCTTCGTAGAAGTCCCCTTGTGATGCACCGCCGTCACCTGTATATGTAACCGCAACCGCTTTTTTGCCGCGTTTTTTCATGCCGAGTGCAACGCCGGCTGTTTGAATAATTTGGGCACCGATAATGATTTGTGGCGGTAACACGTTGACGTCTTCAGGAATTTGGTTGCCATGGAAATGTCCGCGTGAAAATAAAAATGCTTGGTAAAGCGGTAAACCGTGCCAAATCATTTGCGGAACGTCACGATAGCCCGGTAAAATGAAATCTTCTTTTTCTAACGCAAAATGGCTCGCTAACTGGCTCGCTTCTTGTCCTGCTGTTGGCGCGTAGAAGCCGAGGCGTCCTTGACGGTTTAACGAAATGCAACGTTGGTCAAGTACGCGCGTATATACCATGCGACGCATTAATTCTTTCAATTGCTCATCTGTTAAATCAGGCATCGCCGCTTCGTTTACGACTTCGCCTTCTTCGTTTAAAATTTGAAATGTCGGGAACTGCTCAGCGACTTTTTCAAGTTGCTTTTTCACATCAAATAGGGGCTTTTTACCCATGTTGTTCACCTCATCCTTTCTTTTTCAGCACGTAAAATGATGCACCTTTTAATTTGCCCAAAAACGATTTGTTTTTACTACGTTTGTGTATGAAAAGCTGTATTAATGAAAAAAGCAATTACGATTAATACAACTGTTTTTTTACATCTTTCAGTTTACACCTTTCGACAACGCTCGTCAATCAGTTTGCTTGACACGTTCTATGTAAAAATGAAATTTAGAAAATTTTAACTGTGTTATGAATCTGTTATACTTATTTTTTTCAATCTGTATTATTTCTGTTTTACAACGTGTTTACGTATGTTTCGTCAACCGATTGCACTTTTGTGCATGATCGCCCATAATAAAACGTAGTCTACTTTATGTATGCAAGGAGTGAAACGACGTGATTACGATGAAAGATATTATTAAAGATGGGCATCCGACGTTACGAAAAGTAGCGGAAGAAGTTCCCCTTCCCCCTTCTGAAGAAGATCGCCGCATTTTAGCGAGTTTATTGGAATATGTAAAAATGAGCCAAGATCCTGAGCTAGCGAAAACATACGGGCTTCGTCCGGGCATTGGCTTAGCTGCCCCACAAATTAACGTCTCGAAACGAATGATTGCGGTGCATGTGACGGATGAAAAAGGAACGTTGCATAGCTATGCGTTATTTAATCCGAAAATTGTGAGCCATTCGGTTGAGATGTGCTATTTAACGAGCGGAGAAGGCTGTTTGTCTGTAGACAAAGCCATTCCGGGTTACGTGCCGCGCTATATGCGCATTACCGTCACCGGGACGACGCTCGAAGACGAAACGGTGAAGCTGCGCTTAAAAGGATTGCCTGCGATCGTATTTCAACATGAAATTGACCATTTAAACGGCATTATGTTTTATGACCATATAAATAAACAAAATCCGTACGACGTGCCAGCTGGCGCTATCCCGATTGAACGGTAATGAAAAAGGGCTACCATGACGGTGCCCTTTTATTTTAACAAGCCAAGGTGACGTAAGCCGAATAAAATGCCGTCTTCATCGACCGGTTTTGTAATGAAATCAGCTACTTTTTTCGCTTCTTCATGCCCATTTCCCATCGCGACGCCTGTGCCGACAAAACGAAGCATTTCTGTATCGTTTAACCCATCGCCGAACGCATAAACGTTTTCGCGCGGAATGCCGAGTTCGTTCATCATTTTTTTAATTCCTTCTGCTTTTGACCCTCCATATGGTAATACATCCGTTGACACCGCATGCCAGCGCACGAAGTGAAACGTCGGAAACGACTGAATATACGGCTGTTCTTCTTCTGGTTTACAAAATAAAAGCGCTTGATAAATGTCGTTTCGTTCATCA
It encodes:
- a CDS encoding pyruvate dehydrogenase (acetyl-transferring) E1 component subunit alpha: MNNMGKKPLFDVKKQLEKVAEQFPTFQILNEEGEVVNEAAMPDLTDEQLKELMRRMVYTRVLDQRCISLNRQGRLGFYAPTAGQEASQLASHFALEKEDFILPGYRDVPQMIWHGLPLYQAFLFSRGHFHGNQIPEDVNVLPPQIIIGAQIIQTAGVALGMKKRGKKAVAVTYTGDGGASQGDFYEGMNFAGAFNAPAIFIVQNNRFAISTPVEKQSAAKTIAQKAVAAGIPGIQVDGMDPLAVYVAVRDARERAINGEGPTLIETLCFRYGPHTMAGDDPTRYRSKELENEWEKKDPLVRFRKFLENKGLWSEEEENRVIEQAKEDIKEAIKKADETPKQKVTDLMSIMYEDMPAFLKEQYEIYKEKESK
- a CDS encoding peptide deformylase, translating into MITMKDIIKDGHPTLRKVAEEVPLPPSEEDRRILASLLEYVKMSQDPELAKTYGLRPGIGLAAPQINVSKRMIAVHVTDEKGTLHSYALFNPKIVSHSVEMCYLTSGEGCLSVDKAIPGYVPRYMRITVTGTTLEDETVKLRLKGLPAIVFQHEIDHLNGIMFYDHINKQNPYDVPAGAIPIER